A genome region from Manis pentadactyla isolate mManPen7 chromosome 5, mManPen7.hap1, whole genome shotgun sequence includes the following:
- the SMOX gene encoding spermine oxidase isoform X2: MQSCESSGDSADDPLSRGLRRRGQPRVVVIGAGLAGLAAAKALLEQGFTHVTVLEASRRIGGRVQSVKLGHATFELGATWIHGSHGNPIYHLAEANGLLEETTDGERSVGRISLYSKNGVACYLTNHGHRIPKDVVEEFSDLYNEVYNLTQEFFRNGKPVNAESQNSVGVFTREEVRNRIRNDPDDPEVTKRLKLAMIQQYLKVESCESSSHSMDEVSLSAFGEWTEIPGAHHIIPSGFMRVVELLAEGIPAHVIQLGKPVRCVHWDQASARPRGPEIEPRGEGDHNHYAGEGGQGGEQPRGPGQDEDEQWPVVVECEDCEVIPADHVIVTVSLGVLKRQHASFFRPGLPSEKVAAIHRLGIGTTDKIFLEFEEPFWGPECNSLQFVWEDEAESRTLTYPPELWYRKICGFDVLYPPERYGHVLSGWICGEEALVMEKCDDEAVAEICTEMLRQFTGNPNIPKPRRILRSAWGSNPYFRGSYSYTQVGSSGADVEKLAKPLPYTESSKMAQGSSSKQQPGHLLSSKCPEQSLDSNRGSVKPMQVLFSGEATHRKYYSTTHGALLSGQREASRLIKMYRDLFQQGT, translated from the exons ATGCAAAGTTGTGAATCCAGTGGCGACAGCGCGGATGACCCTCTCAGTCGTGGGCTACGGAGAAGGGGACAGCCTCGCGTGGTGGTGATCGGTGCTGGGTTGGCTGGCCTGGCTGCAGCCAAAGCACTTCTGGAGCAGGGCTTCACGCATGTCACTGTGCTTGAGGCTTCCCGTCGCATCGGAGGCCGCGTGCAGAGCGTGAAACTTG GACACGCCACCTTTGAGCTGGGAGCCACCTGGATCCATGGTTCCCATGGGAATCCCATCTATCATCTAGCAGAAGCCAATGGCCTCCTGGAAGAGACAACTGATGGGGAGCGCAGTGTGGGCCGCATCAGCCTATATTCCAAGAATGGCGTGGCCTGCTACCTTACCAACCATGGCCACAGGATCCCCAAGGACGTGGTTGAGGAATTCAGCGATTTATACAACGAG GTCTATAACTTGACCCAGGAGTTCTTCCGGAATGGTAAACCAGTCAATGCTGAGAGTCAGAACAGCGTGGGGGTGTTCACCCGGGAGGAGGTGCGCAACCGCATCAGGAATGACCCTGACGACCCGGAGGTCACCAAGCGCCTGAAGCTCGCCATGATCCAGCAGTACCTGAAG GTGGAGAGCTGTGAGAGTAGCTCCCACAGCATGGACGAGGTGTCCCTGAGCGCCTTTGGGGAATGGACGGAGATCCCTGGTGCCCATCACATCATCCCCTCCGGCTTCATGCGGGTTGTGGAGCTGCTGGCTGAGGGCATTCCGGCGCATGTCATCCAGCTGGGGAAACCCGTCCGTTGTGTGCACTGGGACCAGGCCTCGGCCCGCCCCCGGGGCCCTGAGATTGAGCCCCGGGGTGAGGGCGACCACAATCACTACGCCGGGGAGGGTGGCCAGGGTGGAGAGCAGCCCCGGGGTCCCGGGCAGGACGAGGACGAGCAGTGGCCGGTGGTGGTGGAGTGTGAGGACTGCGAGGTGATCCCGGCGGACCACGTGATCGTGACCGTGTCGCTGGGCGTGCTCAAGAGGCAGCATGCCAGCTTCTTCCGGCCAGGCCTGCCCTCCGAGAAGGTGGCTGCCATCCACCGCCTGGGTATCGGCACCACCGACAAGATCTTTCTGGAATTCGAGGAGCCCTTTTGGGGCCCCGAGTGCAACAGCCTACAGTTTGTGTGGGAGGATGAGGCAGAGAGCCGCACCCTCACCTACCCGCCCGAGCTCTGGTACCGCAAGATCTGCGGCTTCGACGTCCTCTACCCGCCCGAGCGCTACGGCCACGTGCTGAGCGGCTGGATCTGCGGGGAGGAGGCCCTTGTCATGGAGAAGTGTGACGACGAGGCGGTGGCCGAGATCTGCACGGAGATGCTGCGGCAGTTCACAG GGAACCCCAACATTCCCAAACCTCGGCGAATCCTGCGCTCTGCCTGGGGCAGCAACCCCTACTTCCGGGGCTCCTATTCATACACACAGGTGGGCTCTAGTGGGGCAGACGTGGAGAAGCTGGCCAAGCCCCTGCCGTACACAGAGAGCTCCAAGATGGCG CAAGGAAGCTCCTCAAAGCAGCAGCCCGGTCACCTTTTATCTTCCAAGTGCCCAGAACAGTCCCTGGACTCTAATAGGGGCTCCGTAAAG CCCATGCAGGTGCTGTTCTCTGGTGAGGCCACCCACCGAAAGTACTACTCCACCACCCATGGTGCTCTGCTCTCTGGCCAGCGCGAGGCATCCCGTCTCATCAAGATGTACCGAGACCTCTTCCAGCAGGGGACCTGA
- the SMOX gene encoding spermine oxidase isoform X6 gives MQSCESSGDSADDPLSRGLRRRGQPRVVVIGAGLAGLAAAKALLEQGFTHVTVLEASRRIGGRVQSVKLGHATFELGATWIHGSHGNPIYHLAEANGLLEETTDGERSVGRISLYSKNGVACYLTNHGHRIPKDVVEEFSDLYNEVESCESSSHSMDEVSLSAFGEWTEIPGAHHIIPSGFMRVVELLAEGIPAHVIQLGKPVRCVHWDQASARPRGPEIEPRGEGDHNHYAGEGGQGGEQPRGPGQDEDEQWPVVVECEDCEVIPADHVIVTVSLGVLKRQHASFFRPGLPSEKVAAIHRLGIGTTDKIFLEFEEPFWGPECNSLQFVWEDEAESRTLTYPPELWYRKICGFDVLYPPERYGHVLSGWICGEEALVMEKCDDEAVAEICTEMLRQFTGNPNIPKPRRILRSAWGSNPYFRGSYSYTQVGSSGADVEKLAKPLPYTESSKMAVSVVCEEQGSSSKQQPGHLLSSKCPEQSLDSNRGSVKPMQVLFSGEATHRKYYSTTHGALLSGQREASRLIKMYRDLFQQGT, from the exons ATGCAAAGTTGTGAATCCAGTGGCGACAGCGCGGATGACCCTCTCAGTCGTGGGCTACGGAGAAGGGGACAGCCTCGCGTGGTGGTGATCGGTGCTGGGTTGGCTGGCCTGGCTGCAGCCAAAGCACTTCTGGAGCAGGGCTTCACGCATGTCACTGTGCTTGAGGCTTCCCGTCGCATCGGAGGCCGCGTGCAGAGCGTGAAACTTG GACACGCCACCTTTGAGCTGGGAGCCACCTGGATCCATGGTTCCCATGGGAATCCCATCTATCATCTAGCAGAAGCCAATGGCCTCCTGGAAGAGACAACTGATGGGGAGCGCAGTGTGGGCCGCATCAGCCTATATTCCAAGAATGGCGTGGCCTGCTACCTTACCAACCATGGCCACAGGATCCCCAAGGACGTGGTTGAGGAATTCAGCGATTTATACAACGAG GTGGAGAGCTGTGAGAGTAGCTCCCACAGCATGGACGAGGTGTCCCTGAGCGCCTTTGGGGAATGGACGGAGATCCCTGGTGCCCATCACATCATCCCCTCCGGCTTCATGCGGGTTGTGGAGCTGCTGGCTGAGGGCATTCCGGCGCATGTCATCCAGCTGGGGAAACCCGTCCGTTGTGTGCACTGGGACCAGGCCTCGGCCCGCCCCCGGGGCCCTGAGATTGAGCCCCGGGGTGAGGGCGACCACAATCACTACGCCGGGGAGGGTGGCCAGGGTGGAGAGCAGCCCCGGGGTCCCGGGCAGGACGAGGACGAGCAGTGGCCGGTGGTGGTGGAGTGTGAGGACTGCGAGGTGATCCCGGCGGACCACGTGATCGTGACCGTGTCGCTGGGCGTGCTCAAGAGGCAGCATGCCAGCTTCTTCCGGCCAGGCCTGCCCTCCGAGAAGGTGGCTGCCATCCACCGCCTGGGTATCGGCACCACCGACAAGATCTTTCTGGAATTCGAGGAGCCCTTTTGGGGCCCCGAGTGCAACAGCCTACAGTTTGTGTGGGAGGATGAGGCAGAGAGCCGCACCCTCACCTACCCGCCCGAGCTCTGGTACCGCAAGATCTGCGGCTTCGACGTCCTCTACCCGCCCGAGCGCTACGGCCACGTGCTGAGCGGCTGGATCTGCGGGGAGGAGGCCCTTGTCATGGAGAAGTGTGACGACGAGGCGGTGGCCGAGATCTGCACGGAGATGCTGCGGCAGTTCACAG GGAACCCCAACATTCCCAAACCTCGGCGAATCCTGCGCTCTGCCTGGGGCAGCAACCCCTACTTCCGGGGCTCCTATTCATACACACAGGTGGGCTCTAGTGGGGCAGACGTGGAGAAGCTGGCCAAGCCCCTGCCGTACACAGAGAGCTCCAAGATGGCGGTGAGTGTGGTGTGTGAGGAG CAAGGAAGCTCCTCAAAGCAGCAGCCCGGTCACCTTTTATCTTCCAAGTGCCCAGAACAGTCCCTGGACTCTAATAGGGGCTCCGTAAAG CCCATGCAGGTGCTGTTCTCTGGTGAGGCCACCCACCGAAAGTACTACTCCACCACCCATGGTGCTCTGCTCTCTGGCCAGCGCGAGGCATCCCGTCTCATCAAGATGTACCGAGACCTCTTCCAGCAGGGGACCTGA
- the SMOX gene encoding spermine oxidase isoform X1 produces the protein MQSCESSGDSADDPLSRGLRRRGQPRVVVIGAGLAGLAAAKALLEQGFTHVTVLEASRRIGGRVQSVKLGHATFELGATWIHGSHGNPIYHLAEANGLLEETTDGERSVGRISLYSKNGVACYLTNHGHRIPKDVVEEFSDLYNEVYNLTQEFFRNGKPVNAESQNSVGVFTREEVRNRIRNDPDDPEVTKRLKLAMIQQYLKVESCESSSHSMDEVSLSAFGEWTEIPGAHHIIPSGFMRVVELLAEGIPAHVIQLGKPVRCVHWDQASARPRGPEIEPRGEGDHNHYAGEGGQGGEQPRGPGQDEDEQWPVVVECEDCEVIPADHVIVTVSLGVLKRQHASFFRPGLPSEKVAAIHRLGIGTTDKIFLEFEEPFWGPECNSLQFVWEDEAESRTLTYPPELWYRKICGFDVLYPPERYGHVLSGWICGEEALVMEKCDDEAVAEICTEMLRQFTGNPNIPKPRRILRSAWGSNPYFRGSYSYTQVGSSGADVEKLAKPLPYTESSKMAVSVVCEEQGSSSKQQPGHLLSSKCPEQSLDSNRGSVKPMQVLFSGEATHRKYYSTTHGALLSGQREASRLIKMYRDLFQQGT, from the exons ATGCAAAGTTGTGAATCCAGTGGCGACAGCGCGGATGACCCTCTCAGTCGTGGGCTACGGAGAAGGGGACAGCCTCGCGTGGTGGTGATCGGTGCTGGGTTGGCTGGCCTGGCTGCAGCCAAAGCACTTCTGGAGCAGGGCTTCACGCATGTCACTGTGCTTGAGGCTTCCCGTCGCATCGGAGGCCGCGTGCAGAGCGTGAAACTTG GACACGCCACCTTTGAGCTGGGAGCCACCTGGATCCATGGTTCCCATGGGAATCCCATCTATCATCTAGCAGAAGCCAATGGCCTCCTGGAAGAGACAACTGATGGGGAGCGCAGTGTGGGCCGCATCAGCCTATATTCCAAGAATGGCGTGGCCTGCTACCTTACCAACCATGGCCACAGGATCCCCAAGGACGTGGTTGAGGAATTCAGCGATTTATACAACGAG GTCTATAACTTGACCCAGGAGTTCTTCCGGAATGGTAAACCAGTCAATGCTGAGAGTCAGAACAGCGTGGGGGTGTTCACCCGGGAGGAGGTGCGCAACCGCATCAGGAATGACCCTGACGACCCGGAGGTCACCAAGCGCCTGAAGCTCGCCATGATCCAGCAGTACCTGAAG GTGGAGAGCTGTGAGAGTAGCTCCCACAGCATGGACGAGGTGTCCCTGAGCGCCTTTGGGGAATGGACGGAGATCCCTGGTGCCCATCACATCATCCCCTCCGGCTTCATGCGGGTTGTGGAGCTGCTGGCTGAGGGCATTCCGGCGCATGTCATCCAGCTGGGGAAACCCGTCCGTTGTGTGCACTGGGACCAGGCCTCGGCCCGCCCCCGGGGCCCTGAGATTGAGCCCCGGGGTGAGGGCGACCACAATCACTACGCCGGGGAGGGTGGCCAGGGTGGAGAGCAGCCCCGGGGTCCCGGGCAGGACGAGGACGAGCAGTGGCCGGTGGTGGTGGAGTGTGAGGACTGCGAGGTGATCCCGGCGGACCACGTGATCGTGACCGTGTCGCTGGGCGTGCTCAAGAGGCAGCATGCCAGCTTCTTCCGGCCAGGCCTGCCCTCCGAGAAGGTGGCTGCCATCCACCGCCTGGGTATCGGCACCACCGACAAGATCTTTCTGGAATTCGAGGAGCCCTTTTGGGGCCCCGAGTGCAACAGCCTACAGTTTGTGTGGGAGGATGAGGCAGAGAGCCGCACCCTCACCTACCCGCCCGAGCTCTGGTACCGCAAGATCTGCGGCTTCGACGTCCTCTACCCGCCCGAGCGCTACGGCCACGTGCTGAGCGGCTGGATCTGCGGGGAGGAGGCCCTTGTCATGGAGAAGTGTGACGACGAGGCGGTGGCCGAGATCTGCACGGAGATGCTGCGGCAGTTCACAG GGAACCCCAACATTCCCAAACCTCGGCGAATCCTGCGCTCTGCCTGGGGCAGCAACCCCTACTTCCGGGGCTCCTATTCATACACACAGGTGGGCTCTAGTGGGGCAGACGTGGAGAAGCTGGCCAAGCCCCTGCCGTACACAGAGAGCTCCAAGATGGCGGTGAGTGTGGTGTGTGAGGAG CAAGGAAGCTCCTCAAAGCAGCAGCCCGGTCACCTTTTATCTTCCAAGTGCCCAGAACAGTCCCTGGACTCTAATAGGGGCTCCGTAAAG CCCATGCAGGTGCTGTTCTCTGGTGAGGCCACCCACCGAAAGTACTACTCCACCACCCATGGTGCTCTGCTCTCTGGCCAGCGCGAGGCATCCCGTCTCATCAAGATGTACCGAGACCTCTTCCAGCAGGGGACCTGA
- the SMOX gene encoding spermine oxidase isoform X3, whose product MQSCESSGDSADDPLSRGLRRRGQPRVVVIGAGLAGLAAAKALLEQGFTHVTVLEASRRIGGRVQSVKLGHATFELGATWIHGSHGNPIYHLAEANGLLEETTDGERSVGRISLYSKNGVACYLTNHGHRIPKDVVEEFSDLYNEVYNLTQEFFRNGKPVNAESQNSVGVFTREEVRNRIRNDPDDPEVTKRLKLAMIQQYLKVESCESSSHSMDEVSLSAFGEWTEIPGAHHIIPSGFMRVVELLAEGIPAHVIQLGKPVRCVHWDQASARPRGPEIEPRGEGDHNHYAGEGGQGGEQPRGPGQDEDEQWPVVVECEDCEVIPADHVIVTVSLGVLKRQHASFFRPGLPSEKVAAIHRLGIGTTDKIFLEFEEPFWGPECNSLQFVWEDEAESRTLTYPPELWYRKICGFDVLYPPERYGHVLSGWICGEEALVMEKCDDEAVAEICTEMLRQFTGNPNIPKPRRILRSAWGSNPYFRGSYSYTQVGSSGADVEKLAKPLPYTESSKMAPMQVLFSGEATHRKYYSTTHGALLSGQREASRLIKMYRDLFQQGT is encoded by the exons ATGCAAAGTTGTGAATCCAGTGGCGACAGCGCGGATGACCCTCTCAGTCGTGGGCTACGGAGAAGGGGACAGCCTCGCGTGGTGGTGATCGGTGCTGGGTTGGCTGGCCTGGCTGCAGCCAAAGCACTTCTGGAGCAGGGCTTCACGCATGTCACTGTGCTTGAGGCTTCCCGTCGCATCGGAGGCCGCGTGCAGAGCGTGAAACTTG GACACGCCACCTTTGAGCTGGGAGCCACCTGGATCCATGGTTCCCATGGGAATCCCATCTATCATCTAGCAGAAGCCAATGGCCTCCTGGAAGAGACAACTGATGGGGAGCGCAGTGTGGGCCGCATCAGCCTATATTCCAAGAATGGCGTGGCCTGCTACCTTACCAACCATGGCCACAGGATCCCCAAGGACGTGGTTGAGGAATTCAGCGATTTATACAACGAG GTCTATAACTTGACCCAGGAGTTCTTCCGGAATGGTAAACCAGTCAATGCTGAGAGTCAGAACAGCGTGGGGGTGTTCACCCGGGAGGAGGTGCGCAACCGCATCAGGAATGACCCTGACGACCCGGAGGTCACCAAGCGCCTGAAGCTCGCCATGATCCAGCAGTACCTGAAG GTGGAGAGCTGTGAGAGTAGCTCCCACAGCATGGACGAGGTGTCCCTGAGCGCCTTTGGGGAATGGACGGAGATCCCTGGTGCCCATCACATCATCCCCTCCGGCTTCATGCGGGTTGTGGAGCTGCTGGCTGAGGGCATTCCGGCGCATGTCATCCAGCTGGGGAAACCCGTCCGTTGTGTGCACTGGGACCAGGCCTCGGCCCGCCCCCGGGGCCCTGAGATTGAGCCCCGGGGTGAGGGCGACCACAATCACTACGCCGGGGAGGGTGGCCAGGGTGGAGAGCAGCCCCGGGGTCCCGGGCAGGACGAGGACGAGCAGTGGCCGGTGGTGGTGGAGTGTGAGGACTGCGAGGTGATCCCGGCGGACCACGTGATCGTGACCGTGTCGCTGGGCGTGCTCAAGAGGCAGCATGCCAGCTTCTTCCGGCCAGGCCTGCCCTCCGAGAAGGTGGCTGCCATCCACCGCCTGGGTATCGGCACCACCGACAAGATCTTTCTGGAATTCGAGGAGCCCTTTTGGGGCCCCGAGTGCAACAGCCTACAGTTTGTGTGGGAGGATGAGGCAGAGAGCCGCACCCTCACCTACCCGCCCGAGCTCTGGTACCGCAAGATCTGCGGCTTCGACGTCCTCTACCCGCCCGAGCGCTACGGCCACGTGCTGAGCGGCTGGATCTGCGGGGAGGAGGCCCTTGTCATGGAGAAGTGTGACGACGAGGCGGTGGCCGAGATCTGCACGGAGATGCTGCGGCAGTTCACAG GGAACCCCAACATTCCCAAACCTCGGCGAATCCTGCGCTCTGCCTGGGGCAGCAACCCCTACTTCCGGGGCTCCTATTCATACACACAGGTGGGCTCTAGTGGGGCAGACGTGGAGAAGCTGGCCAAGCCCCTGCCGTACACAGAGAGCTCCAAGATGGCG CCCATGCAGGTGCTGTTCTCTGGTGAGGCCACCCACCGAAAGTACTACTCCACCACCCATGGTGCTCTGCTCTCTGGCCAGCGCGAGGCATCCCGTCTCATCAAGATGTACCGAGACCTCTTCCAGCAGGGGACCTGA
- the SMOX gene encoding spermine oxidase isoform X5 — protein sequence MQSCESSGDSADDPLSRGLRRRGQPRVVVIGAGLAGLAAAKALLEQGFTHVTVLEASRRIGGRVQSVKLGHATFELGATWIHGSHGNPIYHLAEANGLLEETTDGERSVGRISLYSKNGVACYLTNHGHRIPKDVVEEFSDLYNEVYNLTQEFFRNGKPVNAESQNSVGVFTREEVRNRIRNDPDDPEVTKRLKLAMIQQYLKVESCESSSHSMDEVSLSAFGEWTEIPGAHHIIPSGFMRVVELLAEGIPAHVIQLGKPVRCVHWDQASARPRGPEIEPRGEGDHNHYAGEGGQGGEQPRGPGQDEDEQWPVVVECEDCEVIPADHVIVTVSLGVLKRQHASFFRPGLPSEKVAAIHRLGIGTTDKIFLEFEEPFWGPECNSLQFVWEDEAESRTLTYPPELWYRKICGFDVLYPPERYGHVLSGWICGEEALVMEKCDDEAVAEICTEMLRQFTGNPNIPKPRRILRSAWGSNPYFRGSYSYTQVGSSGADVEKLAKPLPYTESSKMAEAPQSSSPVTFYLPSAQNSPWTLIGAP from the exons ATGCAAAGTTGTGAATCCAGTGGCGACAGCGCGGATGACCCTCTCAGTCGTGGGCTACGGAGAAGGGGACAGCCTCGCGTGGTGGTGATCGGTGCTGGGTTGGCTGGCCTGGCTGCAGCCAAAGCACTTCTGGAGCAGGGCTTCACGCATGTCACTGTGCTTGAGGCTTCCCGTCGCATCGGAGGCCGCGTGCAGAGCGTGAAACTTG GACACGCCACCTTTGAGCTGGGAGCCACCTGGATCCATGGTTCCCATGGGAATCCCATCTATCATCTAGCAGAAGCCAATGGCCTCCTGGAAGAGACAACTGATGGGGAGCGCAGTGTGGGCCGCATCAGCCTATATTCCAAGAATGGCGTGGCCTGCTACCTTACCAACCATGGCCACAGGATCCCCAAGGACGTGGTTGAGGAATTCAGCGATTTATACAACGAG GTCTATAACTTGACCCAGGAGTTCTTCCGGAATGGTAAACCAGTCAATGCTGAGAGTCAGAACAGCGTGGGGGTGTTCACCCGGGAGGAGGTGCGCAACCGCATCAGGAATGACCCTGACGACCCGGAGGTCACCAAGCGCCTGAAGCTCGCCATGATCCAGCAGTACCTGAAG GTGGAGAGCTGTGAGAGTAGCTCCCACAGCATGGACGAGGTGTCCCTGAGCGCCTTTGGGGAATGGACGGAGATCCCTGGTGCCCATCACATCATCCCCTCCGGCTTCATGCGGGTTGTGGAGCTGCTGGCTGAGGGCATTCCGGCGCATGTCATCCAGCTGGGGAAACCCGTCCGTTGTGTGCACTGGGACCAGGCCTCGGCCCGCCCCCGGGGCCCTGAGATTGAGCCCCGGGGTGAGGGCGACCACAATCACTACGCCGGGGAGGGTGGCCAGGGTGGAGAGCAGCCCCGGGGTCCCGGGCAGGACGAGGACGAGCAGTGGCCGGTGGTGGTGGAGTGTGAGGACTGCGAGGTGATCCCGGCGGACCACGTGATCGTGACCGTGTCGCTGGGCGTGCTCAAGAGGCAGCATGCCAGCTTCTTCCGGCCAGGCCTGCCCTCCGAGAAGGTGGCTGCCATCCACCGCCTGGGTATCGGCACCACCGACAAGATCTTTCTGGAATTCGAGGAGCCCTTTTGGGGCCCCGAGTGCAACAGCCTACAGTTTGTGTGGGAGGATGAGGCAGAGAGCCGCACCCTCACCTACCCGCCCGAGCTCTGGTACCGCAAGATCTGCGGCTTCGACGTCCTCTACCCGCCCGAGCGCTACGGCCACGTGCTGAGCGGCTGGATCTGCGGGGAGGAGGCCCTTGTCATGGAGAAGTGTGACGACGAGGCGGTGGCCGAGATCTGCACGGAGATGCTGCGGCAGTTCACAG GGAACCCCAACATTCCCAAACCTCGGCGAATCCTGCGCTCTGCCTGGGGCAGCAACCCCTACTTCCGGGGCTCCTATTCATACACACAGGTGGGCTCTAGTGGGGCAGACGTGGAGAAGCTGGCCAAGCCCCTGCCGTACACAGAGAGCTCCAAGATGGCG GAAGCTCCTCAAAGCAGCAGCCCGGTCACCTTTTATCTTCCAAGTGCCCAGAACAGTCCCTGGACTCTAATAGGGGCTCCGTAA
- the SMOX gene encoding spermine oxidase isoform X7, with the protein MGSAVWAASAYIPRMAWPATLPTMATGSPRTWLRNSAIYTTSLLGSLWQVYNLTQEFFRNGKPVNAESQNSVGVFTREEVRNRIRNDPDDPEVTKRLKLAMIQQYLKVESCESSSHSMDEVSLSAFGEWTEIPGAHHIIPSGFMRVVELLAEGIPAHVIQLGKPVRCVHWDQASARPRGPEIEPRGEGDHNHYAGEGGQGGEQPRGPGQDEDEQWPVVVECEDCEVIPADHVIVTVSLGVLKRQHASFFRPGLPSEKVAAIHRLGIGTTDKIFLEFEEPFWGPECNSLQFVWEDEAESRTLTYPPELWYRKICGFDVLYPPERYGHVLSGWICGEEALVMEKCDDEAVAEICTEMLRQFTGNPNIPKPRRILRSAWGSNPYFRGSYSYTQVGSSGADVEKLAKPLPYTESSKMAVSVVCEEQGSSSKQQPGHLLSSKCPEQSLDSNRGSVKPMQVLFSGEATHRKYYSTTHGALLSGQREASRLIKMYRDLFQQGT; encoded by the exons ATGGGGAGCGCAGTGTGGGCCGCATCAGCCTATATTCCAAGAATGGCGTGGCCTGCTACCTTACCAACCATGGCCACAGGATCCCCAAGGACGTGGTTGAGGAATTCAGCGATTTATACAACGAG TCTCCTGGGGTCTCTCTGGCAGGTCTATAACTTGACCCAGGAGTTCTTCCGGAATGGTAAACCAGTCAATGCTGAGAGTCAGAACAGCGTGGGGGTGTTCACCCGGGAGGAGGTGCGCAACCGCATCAGGAATGACCCTGACGACCCGGAGGTCACCAAGCGCCTGAAGCTCGCCATGATCCAGCAGTACCTGAAG GTGGAGAGCTGTGAGAGTAGCTCCCACAGCATGGACGAGGTGTCCCTGAGCGCCTTTGGGGAATGGACGGAGATCCCTGGTGCCCATCACATCATCCCCTCCGGCTTCATGCGGGTTGTGGAGCTGCTGGCTGAGGGCATTCCGGCGCATGTCATCCAGCTGGGGAAACCCGTCCGTTGTGTGCACTGGGACCAGGCCTCGGCCCGCCCCCGGGGCCCTGAGATTGAGCCCCGGGGTGAGGGCGACCACAATCACTACGCCGGGGAGGGTGGCCAGGGTGGAGAGCAGCCCCGGGGTCCCGGGCAGGACGAGGACGAGCAGTGGCCGGTGGTGGTGGAGTGTGAGGACTGCGAGGTGATCCCGGCGGACCACGTGATCGTGACCGTGTCGCTGGGCGTGCTCAAGAGGCAGCATGCCAGCTTCTTCCGGCCAGGCCTGCCCTCCGAGAAGGTGGCTGCCATCCACCGCCTGGGTATCGGCACCACCGACAAGATCTTTCTGGAATTCGAGGAGCCCTTTTGGGGCCCCGAGTGCAACAGCCTACAGTTTGTGTGGGAGGATGAGGCAGAGAGCCGCACCCTCACCTACCCGCCCGAGCTCTGGTACCGCAAGATCTGCGGCTTCGACGTCCTCTACCCGCCCGAGCGCTACGGCCACGTGCTGAGCGGCTGGATCTGCGGGGAGGAGGCCCTTGTCATGGAGAAGTGTGACGACGAGGCGGTGGCCGAGATCTGCACGGAGATGCTGCGGCAGTTCACAG GGAACCCCAACATTCCCAAACCTCGGCGAATCCTGCGCTCTGCCTGGGGCAGCAACCCCTACTTCCGGGGCTCCTATTCATACACACAGGTGGGCTCTAGTGGGGCAGACGTGGAGAAGCTGGCCAAGCCCCTGCCGTACACAGAGAGCTCCAAGATGGCGGTGAGTGTGGTGTGTGAGGAG CAAGGAAGCTCCTCAAAGCAGCAGCCCGGTCACCTTTTATCTTCCAAGTGCCCAGAACAGTCCCTGGACTCTAATAGGGGCTCCGTAAAG CCCATGCAGGTGCTGTTCTCTGGTGAGGCCACCCACCGAAAGTACTACTCCACCACCCATGGTGCTCTGCTCTCTGGCCAGCGCGAGGCATCCCGTCTCATCAAGATGTACCGAGACCTCTTCCAGCAGGGGACCTGA